One Xiphophorus maculatus strain JP 163 A chromosome 9, X_maculatus-5.0-male, whole genome shotgun sequence DNA segment encodes these proteins:
- the LOC102226072 gene encoding lipoprotein lipase-like: protein MGKEMICFVTIWITLGNIHATFSSDVEPTANSTAFANSTVTDAPVPTTTEWMTDFTDIVSKFSLRTAELPDDDMCYMVAGRPETITECAFNPETQTFIVIHGWTVTGMFESWVPKLVSALYERVPTANVIVVDWLTRANQHYPTSAAYTKLVGRDVAKFVTWLQKELQLPWERIHLLGYSLGAHVAGIAGDLTDHKISRITGLDPAGPTFEHADDQSTLSRGDAQFVDVLHTNTRGSPDRSIGIQRPVGHIDIYPNGGTFQPGCDIQNTLLGIASEGIKGLQNMDQLIKCSHERSIHLFIDSLLNTQQQSMAYRCNSKDAFNKGMCLSCRKNRCNKLGYNINKVRMTRSARMYLKTRDMMPYKVFHYQVKAHFFSKDKQSFSEQPIKISLYGTHGEKEDIPLVLPILDSNSTSSFLITTDVDIGDLMIVKIRWEKDALFSWSDLWGSSKFHLRKLRIKCGETQSKVIFNAKEGEFAYLVRGGENAVFVKSKEDTLSRKERQMHRLKTQGSLFGQNEA from the exons ATGGGAAAAGAAATGATTTGCTTTGTGACTATTTGGATAACTTTGGGAAACATCCATGCAACTTTTTCTTCAGATGTTGAACCCACCGCCAACTCGACTGCTTTTG CAAACAGCACAGTCACCGATGCACCTGTGCCAACCACCACTGAATGGATGACGGATTTCACTGACATCGTGTCCAAGTTCTCCCTGCGCACCGCCGAGCTCCCGGATGATGACATGTGCTACATGGTGGCCGGCAGACCAGAAACCATCACCGAGTGCGCGTTCAACCCAGAAACCCAGACCTTCATTGTGATACATGGCTGGACG GTAACAGGGATGTTTGAGAGCTGGGTGCCCAAGCTGGTGTCTGCCCTGTATGAGCGCGTGCCAACTGCAAACGTGATCGTGGTGGATTGGCTGACTCGCGCCAACCAGCACTACCCCACCTCCGCAGCCTACACCAAGCTGGTTGGCCGAGATGTGGCCAAGTTCGTTACATGGCTGCAG AAAGAGCTGCAGTTGCCCTGGGAGAGGATTCATCTTTTGGGATACAGTCTGGGAGCACATGTGGCTGGCATTGCTGGAGATCTCACTGACCATAAGATCAGCAGGATCACAG GTCTGGATCCCGCCGGTCCCACCTTTGAGCACGCAGACGATCAGAGCACTCTGTCCCGAGGCGATGCTCAGTTTGTGGACGTTCTGCACACCAATACCAGAGGCTCTCCAGACCGCAGCATTGGCATCCAGAGGCCAGTGGGCCATATTGACATTTACCCTAATGGAGGAACCTTCCAGCCGGGTTGTGACATCCAGAATACCTTGCTGGGGATTGCATCAGAAGGGATCAAGGGCCTCCAAA ATATGGATCAGCTTATCAAATGCTCCCATGAGCGCTCCATCCACTTGTTCATCGACTCGCTGCTGAACACCCAGCAGCAGAGCATGGCCTACCGCTGCAACTCCAAGGACGCCTTCAACAAGGGAATGTGCCTCAGCTGCAGGAAGAATCGATGCAACAAGCTTGGCTACAACATCAACAAGGTCCGGATGACCCGCAGTGCCAGGATGTACCTCAAGACTCGGGATATGATGCCTTACAAAG TTTTCCATTACCAAGTGAAGGCACACTTCTTCAGCAAGGACAAACAGAGCTTCAGTGAGCAACCAATCAAGATTTCCCTGTACGGAACCCACGGAGAGAAGGAGGACATCCCGCTTGTCCT GCCCATCCTTGATAGCAACAGCACCTCGTCCTTCCTGATCACCACCGACGTGGACATCGGTGACCTGATGATCGTCAAGATTCGCTGGGAGAAAGACGCACTTTTCAGCTGGTCCGACCTTTGGGGCAGCAGCAAGTTTCACCTCCGAAAGCTCCGCATCAAATGTGGCGAGACTCAGTCCAA GGTGATCTTTAACGCAAAGGAAGGAGAGTTTGCTTACCTTGTTAGGGGAGGGGAAAATGCAGTCTTTGTCAAGTCAAAAGAAGACACACTGAGCCGTAAAGAAAGACA GATGCACAGACTCAAGACGCAGGGTAGTCTCTTTGGTCAGAATGAGGCTTGA